A genomic window from Bacteroidota bacterium includes:
- a CDS encoding DUF2147 domain-containing protein, with protein MVLILFGGLFSGFVQDTKEGDRLLGVWEPSNGRARVKVEKIGTKYYGKIVWLKEPTDPETKQPKTDKNNPDPGLRNVPLKGYRMLKDFVYKGKDEWADGTIYDPLNGSTYSCTIKMTDENTLEIRGYIGVSALGRTDIWKRLVVKK; from the coding sequence ATGGTCCTTATTCTCTTCGGAGGATTGTTTTCGGGATTTGTACAAGACACGAAAGAAGGAGATCGTCTTTTAGGTGTTTGGGAACCCAGTAACGGACGTGCCCGTGTGAAAGTGGAAAAAATCGGTACGAAGTATTACGGGAAAATAGTGTGGCTAAAGGAACCAACCGATCCGGAAACCAAACAGCCCAAAACAGATAAAAACAACCCTGATCCGGGCTTGCGTAATGTGCCTTTGAAAGGTTATCGTATGCTGAAAGACTTCGTGTACAAAGGCAAAGACGAATGGGCTGACGGAACCATTTACGATCCGCTGAACGGCAGTACCTACAGTTGTACGATTAAAATGACCGACGAGAATACTTTGGAAATTCGCGGTTATATCGGTGTTTCAGCTTTGGGACGTACCGACATTTGGAAACGATTGGTCGTTAAGAAATAG